Proteins encoded within one genomic window of Rhinolophus sinicus isolate RSC01 linkage group LG05, ASM3656204v1, whole genome shotgun sequence:
- the MRPL14 gene encoding large ribosomal subunit protein uL14m isoform X3, translating to MTRVRVVDNSALGNTPYHRPPRCIHVYNKNGVGKVGDRILLAIKGQKKKALIVGHRMPGPRMTPRFDSNNVVLIEDNGNPVGTRIKTPIPTSLRQREGEFSKVLAIAQNFV from the coding sequence ATGACGCGGGTGCGCGTGGTGGACAACAGTGCCCTGGGGAACACCCCCTATCATCGCCCTCCTCGTTGCATCCACGTCTATAACAAGAATGGGGTGGGCAAGGTGGGCGACCGGATACTGCTGGCCATCAAGGGGCAGAAGAAGAAGGCACTCATTGTGGGGCATCGAATGCCTGGTCCCCGGATGACTCCCAGGTTCGACTCCAACAATGTGGTCCTCATTGAGGACAATGGGAACCCTGTGGGGACCCGAATTAAGACTCCCATCCCCACCAGCCTGCGCCAGAGGGAAGGCGAGTTTTCCAAGGTGCTGGCCATTGCTCAGAACTTTGTGTGA
- the MRPL14 gene encoding large ribosomal subunit protein uL14m isoform X1 encodes MASFTGLWSPVAHVSRALSQRCFSTAGSLSAIQKMTRVRVVDNSALGNTPYHRPPRCIHVYNKNGVGKVGDRILLAIKGQKKKALIVGHRMPGPRMTPRFDSNNVVLIEDNGNPVGTRIKTPIPTSLRQREGEFSKVLAIAQNFV; translated from the exons ATGGCTTCCTTTACTGGGCTCTGGAGCCCTGTTGCCCATGTAAGCAGAGCACTCAGCCAGCGCTGTTTCAG CACTGCCGGGAGCCTCAGTGCGATTCAGAAGATGACGCGGGTGCGCGTGGTGGACAACAGTGCCCTGGGGAACACCCCCTATCATCGCCCTCCTCGTTGCATCCACGTCTATAACAAGAATGGGGTGGGCAAGGTGGGCGACCGGATACTGCTGGCCATCAAGGGGCAGAAGAAGAAGGCACTCATTGTGGGGCATCGAATGCCTGGTCCCCGGATGACTCCCAGGTTCGACTCCAACAATGTGGTCCTCATTGAGGACAATGGGAACCCTGTGGGGACCCGAATTAAGACTCCCATCCCCACCAGCCTGCGCCAGAGGGAAGGCGAGTTTTCCAAGGTGCTGGCCATTGCTCAGAACTTTGTGTGA
- the MRPL14 gene encoding large ribosomal subunit protein uL14m isoform X2, translated as MNELHCMGRKKRTRSRGQSPSQPADQSSDRLGTAAGLVPAPTKPALARARPPAPRGLRRYSAPGAGENIKENEAIRLGDPGIQNSEAGAAAAGSLQRRRADGAQLEPLRGAEVTRTWTRQDSPCVIPWLPLLGSGALLPM; from the exons ATGAATGAACTGCACTGTATGGGGCGCAAGAAGAGGACACGCTCCCGGGGCCAGTCGCCTTCCCAGCCCGCCGACCAGTCCTCAGACCGGCTGGGGACAGCGGCCGGCCTCGTGCCAGCACCCACGAAACCTGCCCTTGCTCGAGCTCGACCCCCTGCCCCGCGCGGGCTTCGGCGGTACTCGGCCCCGGGAgcaggagaaaatataaaagagaacgAGGCCATCAGACTTGGCGACCCTGGAATTCAAAACTCGgaggcgggggcggcggcggcaggTTCCCTACAGCGGCGGCGGGCTGATGGGGCGCAGCTGGAACCCCTGAGGGGCGCGGAGGTGACGCGCACCTGGACCAGGCAG GATTCGCCCTGTGTGATCCCATGGCTTCCTTTACTGGGCTCTGGAGCCCTGTTGCCCATGTAA